Genomic window (Streptomyces sp. LX-29):
GCGGCCGGGCCACGACGGCGCACGGCCATTCGCGACGCCCGGCCGAACCACCCGTCGCCCGGGGCCCGGCCCCCGGTGACCTGCCGGGCGGGTCGGACCCCGGCCCGCGCGGGCGGCCGACTCCCGCGGTCCGGGGTCGGACCCCGGCCCCGCGCGGGCGGCCGACTCCCCCGGCCCTCACGTCCCCGTCCCGCGGTCCCTCCGTCCCGCGACCGCCGCGGCGCCCAGGACGACCGCCGGGGCACCTGGGGGCACCTCGGTTCGCCCGGGGTCGTCCGGGCCCGGGCCGGGATCCAGGGATGGGTCCAAGGCCAGGGCCGCGGGATCGGGCGCCCCAGGGTCACGGGCCCAGGGTCACGGGCCCAGGTCACGGGCCCAGGTCACGGGCCCGTGGTCGACCGGGCGGTCCGATGTCGGCGGTCAGCCGACCGGCACCCCCGCCTCGAGGTGCAGCGGACGCCCCCGCTCGCGCGCCCGCAGCGCCCAGCTGAGCCGGTGCAGCCGGGTCGGTGGCAGCAGTTGTGCCGCCTCGCGCTCGGAGACGAAGCGCCAGCCGCGCAGCTCGTCGCCTGGCAGCAGCAGCCGGCCGGCGGTGTCGGCGTCGAGCCGGCCGCCGTCGAAGAGCAACCGCAGACCGCCGTGGCCGGGCGGCCGGGGCGGTTCCCAGTCGACGACGAGCAGTCGCAGCGGCCGGTCCAGCCGTACCCCCAGCTCCTCCGCGACCTCACGGACCGCGGTCCGCGTCGGCGGCTCGCCGGTCTCGACGACGCCGCCGGGGAACTCCCAACCGGGCTTGTAGGTCGGGTCGACGAGCAGCACCCGATCCTCCTCGTCGAAGAAGAGGACCCCCGCGGCCACGGTCTGGGCCGTGGGCTCCGGGGTCTGCACGATGTCGCACGGTCCGGCGTCCCCGCGGCGGACGGCCTCGGCGACCCGCTCGGCCGTCTCGTCAGGAGTGAGGGAGCCGGTGTCCAGGACGTAGGCGTCGCCGGTGAGCCAGCTCAGGGCCGACCGGTAGGGCGCGAGGTGGTCCAGGCACCACCGGCGCACCGAAGCGCTGGCCTCGGCATCTCCCGGTATCTCCTCACGGAGCTCGATCCGCCGGCGAAGGATCGTTTCGTCGGCATGCAGCAACACATGTCGCACCGGGATCCGGCGGGAGGCGAAGCCCCCGAAGATCTCGTCGCGGTAGTCCTGTCTGAACAGCGTCATCGGCGCCACCAACACCCCGCCGGTCTCGGCGTACAGCGCCGCTCCGACCTCCACGACGAGCCGCCGCCACGACGGCAGGTCCTGATAGTCCGAAACGTCTTCCAGGCGCTTGCGCGGCAGCATCACGCGCAGGGCGTCGCCCACCAACTCCGGGTCGTAGAGCGTGCTGCCGGGGAGCAGGTCCACCAGGATGCGCGCAGCGGTGGTCTTCCCCGCGCCGAACGTTCCGTTCAGCCAGACGATCACGGTTCCCCCTCTTCCGTCGCCCCCTGTCAGTTCCCGCAACACCCTGCCATGGAAACGCGCGACACCGAGGGAGCCGGACACGCCACAGGCGGCGCGTACCCCCCTTCCCCCGAGGGGCAATCGAACACAACCCAACGCGATCTGTCCGACCGCTCCCCTCGCTCGGGCCGGAGATACCGCCTTTGGCGAGAAAACTGACCGCCTTTCAGTTCACTCTTCCAACATAGTCCAACAAGGTCTACCGTAACCGCTCGATCGAGCATGACGCGTACATGGCTTTGCGTCACCCCCGTGAGGACGGAGACTCACCGATGCGCCGACCATGCCCCCGCACATCCCCGCCCGGACCGGGCGGACGGAACCGGCCGACCCCCCTCCTCGGAGCGCTCGCCGCCGCCCTGCTCTGCGGCACCGGCCTGGCCGCCGCCCCGGCGGCGACGGCCGCCCCGGCGCGCACACCGGACCCCGGCCCCGCGCCGGCCGCCCGCCAGGACGCCGCTCCCGCCCGCCATAACGTCACCTCCGCCCGGCAAGACGCCGCTGCCGCCCCTCCGGCCGCGTCCGCCCCCGGCGACGGGCTGGCCCTGACACCCCCGATGGGCTTCAACAACTGGAACAGCACCCACTGCCGGGCGGAGTTCAACGAGGCGATGATCAAGGGCATCGCCGACATCTTCGTGGCGAGGGGCCTCAAGGAGGCCGGATACGAGTACGTCAACATCGACGACTGCTGGGCGCTCCCGCGGCGCGACGCGAACGGCAAGCTCGTCCCGGACCCCGTCCGCTTCCCGCACGGCATCAAGGCCGTCGCCGACTACGTCCACTCCAAGGGCCTGAAGTTCGGCATCTACACCAGCGCGGGCACCAAGACCTGCGATGTCGCGGGCTTCCCCGGCGGCCTCGGCCATGAGCGTTCCGACGCCCAGCAGTTCGCCGACTGGGGAGTCGACTACCTCAAGTACGACAACTGCAATAACCAGGGCGTGGACGCCAAGCAGCGCTACACCGCCATGCGCGACGCCCTCAAGGCCGCCTCCCAGACCACCGGCCGGCCCATCGTCTTCAGCCTGTGCGAGTGGGGCGAGAACAGGCCCTGGGAGTGGGCCCGGGATGTCGGCCATCTGTGGCGCACCACCGGCGACATCAGCGACAACTGGTCCAGCATGGTGTCGATCATGAAGCGGAACCTGCCGCTCGCGCGCTACGCGGGCCCCGGCCACTGGAACGACCCCGACATGCTGGAGGTGGGCAACGGCGGGATGACCCCGACCGAGTACCGCACCCACTTCTCCATGTGGTCCATCATGGCCGCGCCCCTGCTCATCGGCTCCGATCTGCGCACCGCGGACGAGGAGGCGTTCCGGATCCTGGGCAACCGCGAGGTCATCGCCGTCGACCAGGACCCGCTGGGCAAGCAGGGCACGGTACGGTCCTCCACCGGCGGCCGCTGGGTCGTCGCCAAGGAGATGGCCGACGGCAGCCGCGCGGTGGCACTCTTCAACGAGTCCGGTACGGCGCGACGGATCTCCACCACCGCGCAGGAGGTCGGGCTGCCGGCCGACACCGCGTACCAGGTGCGCGACCTGTGGCAGCACAGGAGCTACCACTCCGCCGGCGCCATCTCCGCGACCGTGCCGGCGCACGGCACGGTACTGGTGCGGGTCTGGCCCGACCGCGCCTGGGCGGACTATCCCCCGGCCGTCGAACTGGGCCTGGACGAGCCCCCCTTGACCGAGCCCGGCACGCCGGTGGAGGTCACCACCACCGTCACCAACCTGGGCCGCGCCCCCGCCCGGCAGGTCTCGACCCGGCTGACCGCGCCCCAGGGCTGGACCGTACGGCCCCTCACACCGACCACCGCCCGCACCCTGGCCGCCGGTCGCGCGCTGACCATCACCTGGTCGGTGACCCCGCCGAAGGGCACTCCGGTCGGCGGGTACGACCTGGACGTCACGTCCGCGTACCGCTCGGTGCGGGGGACGCCAGCCCAGGCCGAACTGCCCGTCCAGGGCAGGGTGGCCGTCCCGCCGCCCGCCGGCCACCCGTCCCTCAGCGACCTCGACTGGCTCCTCGCCGACAACGGCTGGGGGCCGGTGGAGAAGAACACCAGCGTCGGCGAGTCCCGCGCGGGCGACGGCAGCCCGATCACCATCGGCGGCACCGTCTACGCCAAGGGCCTCGGCGCCCACGCGCCCAGCAGCGTCGAGTACTACGCGGGCGGGCGCTGCGAGCGGGTCACCGCCCAGGTCGGGGTGGACGACGAGAAGGAGTCCAACGGCTCGGTGACCTTCGAGATCTGGGCCGACGGCAGGAAGGTCGCCGGC
Coding sequences:
- a CDS encoding NUDIX hydrolase codes for the protein MIVWLNGTFGAGKTTAARILVDLLPGSTLYDPELVGDALRVMLPRKRLEDVSDYQDLPSWRRLVVEVGAALYAETGGVLVAPMTLFRQDYRDEIFGGFASRRIPVRHVLLHADETILRRRIELREEIPGDAEASASVRRWCLDHLAPYRSALSWLTGDAYVLDTGSLTPDETAERVAEAVRRGDAGPCDIVQTPEPTAQTVAAGVLFFDEEDRVLLVDPTYKPGWEFPGGVVETGEPPTRTAVREVAEELGVRLDRPLRLLVVDWEPPRPPGHGGLRLLFDGGRLDADTAGRLLLPGDELRGWRFVSEREAAQLLPPTRLHRLSWALRARERGRPLHLEAGVPVG
- a CDS encoding NPCBM/NEW2 domain-containing protein, giving the protein MRRPCPRTSPPGPGGRNRPTPLLGALAAALLCGTGLAAAPAATAAPARTPDPGPAPAARQDAAPARHNVTSARQDAAAAPPAASAPGDGLALTPPMGFNNWNSTHCRAEFNEAMIKGIADIFVARGLKEAGYEYVNIDDCWALPRRDANGKLVPDPVRFPHGIKAVADYVHSKGLKFGIYTSAGTKTCDVAGFPGGLGHERSDAQQFADWGVDYLKYDNCNNQGVDAKQRYTAMRDALKAASQTTGRPIVFSLCEWGENRPWEWARDVGHLWRTTGDISDNWSSMVSIMKRNLPLARYAGPGHWNDPDMLEVGNGGMTPTEYRTHFSMWSIMAAPLLIGSDLRTADEEAFRILGNREVIAVDQDPLGKQGTVRSSTGGRWVVAKEMADGSRAVALFNESGTARRISTTAQEVGLPADTAYQVRDLWQHRSYHSAGAISATVPAHGTVLVRVWPDRAWADYPPAVELGLDEPPLTEPGTPVEVTTTVTNLGRAPARQVSTRLTAPQGWTVRPLTPTTARTLAAGRALTITWSVTPPKGTPVGGYDLDVTSAYRSVRGTPAQAELPVQGRVAVPPPAGHPSLSDLDWLLADNGWGPVEKNTSVGESRAGDGSPITIGGTVYAKGLGAHAPSSVEYYAGGRCERVTAQVGVDDEKESNGSVTFEIWADGRKVAGTGVLTTAMPAQPLSADVTGARLIRLVVTDAGDGINSDHADWADARLSCAGPTTAR